The stretch of DNA TCTGGATCACCGGATTGCGATGTCGTTCATGGTGCTCGGTTTTTCCACACAACAGCCCGTCAGCGTGGATGACGGCGGCCCGATTGCGACCTCCTTTCCGATTTTTGAACCTCTGATGACACAGTTGGGGGCTGATATTCGTAGCGAATAACGGAATGGGGCTTTGCCAACTTCGGTAGACGTTGTAGTTGAGAAGTCATGTTCTTTGCTTCCTAGGGCTGAACGGCGATGACGGATTTTTTCGATTTCTTGCATTATGTGCCCCCTTATGATCTCGATGAAGCAGGTGTTTATCGTCTGAACCAGCGTTATCGTTTGATTGTCGAGCCCTTTGCTTCGGATCTAAAAAATGCGCGGGTTCTTGACTTGGCTTGCCATGATGGGCGGTGGTCTTATGCCCTTGCAGCAGCAGGAGCGCGAGAGGTGACCGGTGTCGAAGCGCGTCAGGAACTGGTTGACCGGTTTGCAGGATTTCCGGAAATAAATTTCAAACCAAATGTAAAGCTGCTCTGTGGTGACATTTTTGATGTCATGGAGAAAATGGTTGTGGACGGCATGCAATTTGACGTGATTGCAGTCTATGGGATTTTCTATCACATCATGGACCACATGCGGCTGCTGAAACTGTGCCAGAAGCTTGAACCGAAACTGATCATTATCGATGGCGAATTTATTGAAGCCAACAATGGTATGATTCAATTGGTTCTGGAAAACACTGAAAATGTGCTCAACGCGACGCCAATATCGGGCAACTTATCGCAGACGGTTGTAGGGATACCCAGCCGCCAAGCCACGGAAATGATGGCCGAGGCTATAGGTTACGAATTGGCGTGGCTTGATAAAGAACGAATATTGGGCCGGGATCGTCAGGGTATGCACGACTATTTTCGAAAAGCGCGAAAGGTGAGGAGCACCTGTACGCTCAGAACGTCGTAATTGCTGATTTAGTTGCGGATGCTGTGACGGATTAAGCCCGGGAGGGCGCCGGTCATAGCGCCCAAGCCGTCGGCTATTAAATCGCCCAGCTCTGCGCCCCGTCCGAACATGGGCTGTATCAGTTCGATTATACCGCCATAGCAAATGGCAAGCGGCACCAGCCACAATACTGCCTGAGGGCGGACCCAACCCATGGGCAGGGTCAAAAACGCAAACGCCAAGAAATGCACTTGTTTGTCGTTCAATATCCAAGGATCGCTTGACGAGCCGGGGGGCTTGAGCGTGCCATAGGCTATGAGCAGGGCAATGGCGCAGGTGAGCACAAGGGCGATTGGGTTTTTCATTGGTGCGACATATAACGATCTGATGACGTGAGAAAGCCAGATTATTAAGGTACCAATTCCGTCGTTTTTTATGAAAGTTCAGGAGGCGAAATTGTCAGAAATCCCAATCCGTTCGTTTATGGTATCTTTGATCGTCCTACGAAAAGTAGAGACCGAAGCTGAGGTGTTACTGCTGAAGCGGACGCAGACGCTTACCGGTGAGTGGTGTCAGGTTGCGGGTGGCATTGAGGGAAACGAGACCGCCTGGCAGGCAGCGTTGCGTGAGTTGATGGAAGAAACTGGGTTGTCGGCGCTCAAGCTATATTCTGCAGATATATGTGAGCAATTTTATGAGGCGGACCGCGATGCAATCACGATGGCGGCGGTGTTTGTCGCAATTGTCGGTGATAATGATGTGATATCATTGAACCACGAGCATAGTGATTTTCAATGGGTCTCATTTGAGCAGGCCAGAGATATGGTGCCATTTGCGGGGCAGCGAAATGTATTGCGGCACGTCGAAGAAGAGATTGTCAATCGCCCAGTCCATCCACAACTTCTATTGTTTGAAGGGTGACACGTTGAGATCCGAATCTATGGCCGTTTGAGTGTATGATTTCTGGCGGCATAACCCCAAAGAGGTATGCGCATCTTTGGGTGTCTCGGGCGTGATATCGCTAACGATGAGAAGGCTTCAAACAGGAGGAATCGCTGAAAACATGTGGAAAGCAGCGCTTTTTCAAGATTTAAATTCGGCACATTCGGTCGCACTCTGGTTATCTAGCTGAAAAGTAACAATATTCACTGCCTAGAAGACTGGGCTAACTGGCTTGCGAGGTGAGCGCGGCTCTGCTACACCCACGCGGAAAATCGGTGTTCCTTACGGTGCGCTGTGTTTAAACGCCCCCGGAGCCAGCCGCTAAGAGCTACAGCCGGGGCCAATATCGGAAGGGTGGACGTGTCCGAACCAGCTTCGATCTCATCTGGCATTGCTGACCGCTATGCCACCGCGATCTTCGAAATTTCGAAAGAGTCCAGCTCTTTGACGAAACTCGAGAAGAATTTAACTGATCTTGCCGCGGCACTGGACGACAGTGCCGAGCTGCGCGACCTGATCCAGAGCCCGGTTGTGCCTCGTGCAGAACAAGGGGCTGCGATTGCTGCGGTTGGCAAGAAAATGAAACTAGTTCCCGAGCTGCAAAACGGCCTGAACCTGATGGCGCAAAAGCGCCGTCTGTTTGTTCTGCCGCAGCTAGTTGCGCAACTAAGCGCGCGCATCGCCGAGGATAAAGGCGAAGTGACTGCTGAAGTGACCAGTGCTAAGGCGCTGACCAAGACGCAGTCCGAAAAACTGGCCAAAACGCTGAAAGCGCGCGTTGGCAAGGACGTCAAGATTAGTGCGACCGTTGATGAAAGTCTCATCGGCGGTCTTGTCGTTAAGGTGGGCTCGAAAATGATCGATACGTCGATCGCTTCGCGCCTGAACTCCCTACAGAATGCAATGAAAGAGGTCGGATAAATGGGTATCCAAGCAGCAGAGATTTCTGCGATCCTGAAAGACCAGATTAAGAATTTCGGACAAGAGGCTGAAGTGGCCGAAGTTGGCCGGGTTCTGTCTGTTGGTGACGGGATTGCACGGGTTCATGGTCTGGACAATGTTCAGGCTGGTGAGCTGGTCGAATTCCCCGGTAACGTTATGGGGATGGCCCTGAACCTGGAAGCCGACAACGTCGGTATCGTTATCTTCGGTTCCGACCGTGAGATTAAAGAAGGTGATACCGTTAAGCGCACCAAATCCATCGTGGACGTGCCAACTGGCGACGGCCTGCTGGGTCGTGTTGTTGACGGACTGGGTAACCCGCTGGACGGCAAAGGTCCGATCAAGTCGGATACCCGTGGTCTGGCAGACGTTAAAGCGCCTGGCATCATTCCACGTAAATCGGTTCACGAACCGATGGCAACGGGTCTGAAATCAGTTGACGCGATGATCCCGGTTGGCCGTGGCCAGCGTGAGCTGATCATTGGTGACCGTCAAACAGGTAAAACAGCCATCGCGCTGGACACCATCCTGAACCAAAAAGTTTACAACGAAGCCGCTGGCGACGATGAAGGCAAGAAACTGTACTGCGTTTATGTCGCGGTTGGTCAAAAGCGTTCCACCGTTGCGCAGCTGGTTAAGAAGCTGGAAGAAAGCGGCGCGATGGAATACTCCATCGTTGTTGCCGCAACCGCGTCTGACCCGGCTCCGATGCAGTTCCTGGCGCCATATTCGGCAACAGCGATGGCAGAGCACTTCCGTGACAATGGTCGCCACGCTCTGATCATCTATGATGACCTTTCCAAGCAAGCGGTTGCGTATCGTCAGATGTCACTGCTTCTGCGTCGTCCACCCGGTCGTGAAGCCTATCCTGGTGACGTTTTCTATCTTCACTCCCGCCTGTTGGAGCGTTCGGCCAAGCTGAACGAAGATAACGGTTCCGGCTCTCTGACGGCTCTGCCTATCATTGAAACACAAGGTGGTGACGTTTCAGCGTTTATTCCAACCAACGTGATTTCGATCACTGACGGTCAGATCTTCCTTGAAACCGAACTGTTCTATCAGGGTATCCGCCCGGCTGTGAACACTGGTCTGTCAGTTTCTCGCGTGGGCTCTTCTGCTCAAACAAACGCGATGAAATCTGTTGCTGGTCCGGTTAAACTGTCACTGGCTCAGTACCGCGAAATGGCTGCCTTTGCGCAGTTCGGTTCCGACCTTGATGCCGCAACTCAGCAGCTGCTGAACCGTGGTGCGCGTTTGACCGAGCTGATGAAACAGCCACAGTATTCGCCGCTGACCAACGCTGAAATCGTTTGCATGATCTACGCCGGTACCAATGGGTATTTGGACAAGATCGACGTGAAAGCTGTTGGCCGTTATGAAGCCGGTTTGCTGGCGCACCTGCGTGGCAAGCACAGCGACCTGCTGGATTACATCACCAAGGAAGACCCGAAGATAAAAGGGGAAGCCGAGGACAAGATCAAGGCAGCGCTGGGCGAATTCGCAGCAGACTTCGCATAAGGGGAGACAGGCATGCCGTCCCTTAAGGACCTTAAAAACAGGATCGAGTCGGTCAAATCGACCCGCAAGATCACCAAGGCCATGCAAATGGTGGCCGCCGCAAAACTGCGGCGGGCCCAGGAAGCGGCCGAACAATCGCGCCCGTACACGGAGCGGTTCAACAACGTCATGGGCAAGCTGGCATCGTCAGTTGGCGATAGCGCTGGTGCGCCCAAACTGTTGTCTGGAACCGGATCGGATCAGGTGCATTTGCTGGTTGTGATGACGAGCGAGCGCGGGCTTTGTGGTGGGTTCAACTCGAACATCGCCAAAATGGCGCGTGTTGAAGCTCAAAAACTGCTGGCTGAAGGCAAGACCGTCAAGATTGTCACGGTGGGTAAAAAAGGTCGGGACGCGATCAAACGCGATCTGGGCGAGCACTTTATCCATCATGTTGATTTGAGCGAAGTCAAGAAATTGGGCTATGCTAATGCACAAAGCATTGCGGCCGATATTCTGTCGCGCTTTGACGCAGGTGAGTTCGACGTGGCGAAGATCTTCTTCTCACGGTTCCAGAACGTTGTGACCC from Roseovarius sp. EL26 encodes:
- a CDS encoding methyltransferase domain-containing protein, whose amino-acid sequence is MTDFFDFLHYVPPYDLDEAGVYRLNQRYRLIVEPFASDLKNARVLDLACHDGRWSYALAAAGAREVTGVEARQELVDRFAGFPEINFKPNVKLLCGDIFDVMEKMVVDGMQFDVIAVYGIFYHIMDHMRLLKLCQKLEPKLIIIDGEFIEANNGMIQLVLENTENVLNATPISGNLSQTVVGIPSRQATEMMAEAIGYELAWLDKERILGRDRQGMHDYFRKARKVRSTCTLRTS
- a CDS encoding VanZ family protein, with the translated sequence MKNPIALVLTCAIALLIAYGTLKPPGSSSDPWILNDKQVHFLAFAFLTLPMGWVRPQAVLWLVPLAICYGGIIELIQPMFGRGAELGDLIADGLGAMTGALPGLIRHSIRN
- a CDS encoding NUDIX pyrophosphatase, with the protein product MSEIPIRSFMVSLIVLRKVETEAEVLLLKRTQTLTGEWCQVAGGIEGNETAWQAALRELMEETGLSALKLYSADICEQFYEADRDAITMAAVFVAIVGDNDVISLNHEHSDFQWVSFEQARDMVPFAGQRNVLRHVEEEIVNRPVHPQLLLFEG
- a CDS encoding F0F1 ATP synthase subunit delta, with protein sequence MSEPASISSGIADRYATAIFEISKESSSLTKLEKNLTDLAAALDDSAELRDLIQSPVVPRAEQGAAIAAVGKKMKLVPELQNGLNLMAQKRRLFVLPQLVAQLSARIAEDKGEVTAEVTSAKALTKTQSEKLAKTLKARVGKDVKISATVDESLIGGLVVKVGSKMIDTSIASRLNSLQNAMKEVG
- the atpA gene encoding F0F1 ATP synthase subunit alpha is translated as MGIQAAEISAILKDQIKNFGQEAEVAEVGRVLSVGDGIARVHGLDNVQAGELVEFPGNVMGMALNLEADNVGIVIFGSDREIKEGDTVKRTKSIVDVPTGDGLLGRVVDGLGNPLDGKGPIKSDTRGLADVKAPGIIPRKSVHEPMATGLKSVDAMIPVGRGQRELIIGDRQTGKTAIALDTILNQKVYNEAAGDDEGKKLYCVYVAVGQKRSTVAQLVKKLEESGAMEYSIVVAATASDPAPMQFLAPYSATAMAEHFRDNGRHALIIYDDLSKQAVAYRQMSLLLRRPPGREAYPGDVFYLHSRLLERSAKLNEDNGSGSLTALPIIETQGGDVSAFIPTNVISITDGQIFLETELFYQGIRPAVNTGLSVSRVGSSAQTNAMKSVAGPVKLSLAQYREMAAFAQFGSDLDAATQQLLNRGARLTELMKQPQYSPLTNAEIVCMIYAGTNGYLDKIDVKAVGRYEAGLLAHLRGKHSDLLDYITKEDPKIKGEAEDKIKAALGEFAADFA
- a CDS encoding F0F1 ATP synthase subunit gamma — its product is MPSLKDLKNRIESVKSTRKITKAMQMVAAAKLRRAQEAAEQSRPYTERFNNVMGKLASSVGDSAGAPKLLSGTGSDQVHLLVVMTSERGLCGGFNSNIAKMARVEAQKLLAEGKTVKIVTVGKKGRDAIKRDLGEHFIHHVDLSEVKKLGYANAQSIAADILSRFDAGEFDVAKIFFSRFQNVVTQIPTIQQIIPADVSAFDTGEDDGAFYDYEPDEAAILADLLPRGVATAIFSALLENGASEQGARMSAMDNATRNAGEMIDKLTIQYNRSRQAVITNELIEIISGAEAL